In the Juglans microcarpa x Juglans regia isolate MS1-56 chromosome 6D, Jm3101_v1.0, whole genome shotgun sequence genome, one interval contains:
- the LOC121268913 gene encoding protein HOTHEAD-like produces the protein MATLLGWWRLFGAAFAGILFFRGFSSSEKAPNYSFMHNATSAPPTSYYDYIIVGGGTAGCPLAATLSQNYNVLLLERGGSPYGNPNITNLAAFGAALSDLSPTSPSQRFISEDGVINARARVLGGGSCLNAGFYTRASPYYVREVGWDGRLVNESYEWVEKVVAFEPPMRQWQSAVRDGLLEAGVVPYNGFTYDHLHGTKVGGTIFDRDEHRHTAADLLQYANPSGLTLLLHASVHRILFRIRGRSRPMAHGVVFTDATGAKHTAYLKKGSNKEIIVSAGALGSPQLLMLSGVGPAEQLKAHNITVVLEQPMVGQGMADNSMNAIYVPSPAPVEVSLIEVVGITEFGSYIEAASGSNFAGGSSRDFGMFSPKIGQLSTVPPKERTPEAIAKAVELMDSLNQTAFMGGFILEKIMGPVSTGHLELRTLNVNDNPSVTFNYFKDPIDLQRCVQGISTIERVIESKAFSKFTYDNLSLPDLLNMTENSPVNLLPKHQNASRSLEQFCKDTVMTIWHYHGGCQVGRVVDHDYKVLGVDALRVIDGSTFNYSPGTNPQATVMMLGRYMGLKILRETLLAGDHDHDSN, from the exons ATGGCTACGCTGCTTGGCTGGTGGAGATTGTTTGGTGCTGCGTTTGCTGGAATTCTCTTCTTTCGTGGCTTTTCTTCCTCTGAAAAAG CTCCAAACTACAGCTTCATGCACAATGCAACCTCAGCCCCACCGACATCCTATTACGACTACATTATCGTTGGCGGCGGAACCGCTGGCTGCCCCTTAGCGGCAACTCTATCCCAGAACTACAACGTTTTACTCCTCGAACGTGGTGGCTCACCTTATGGCAACCCTAACATCACCAACCTAGCCGCCTTTGGTGCCGCGCTTTCTGACCTCTCCCCAACCTCTCCCTCCCAACGCTTCATCTCCGAGGACGGGGTCATCAATGCTCGGGCCCGTGTTTTGGGTGGTGGAAGCTGCTTAAATGCAGGGTTTTACACGCGTGCCTCCCCATATTACGTCAG GGAGGTGGGTTGGGATGGGCGGCTTGTGAACGAGTCATATGAATGGGTGGAAAAGGTAGTGGCGTTCGAGCCGCCAATGCGGCAGTGGCAATCGGCTGTACGGGACGGGTTGTTGGAAGCCGGTGTGGTGCCGTATAATGGATTCACGTATGACCATTTGCACGGGACTAAGGTTGGGGGAACCATATTTGATCGAGATGAGCATAGACATACTGCTGCCGACTTGCTGCAGTACGCTAATCCTAGTGGCCTTACGCTGCTTTTGCATGCCTCTGTGCATAGAATCTTGTTTAGAATTCGAG GAAGATCAAGGCCAATGGCGCATGGAGTGGTATTTACAGACGCAACAGGGGCAAAACACACAGCATATCTTAAGAAGGGATCGAACAAAGAGATAATAGTATCAGCAGGTGCATTGGGGAGCCCACAGCTACTAATGTTAAGTGGAGTAGGGCCTGCAGAGCAGCTTAAGGCACACAACATAACAGTAGTGTTGGAGCAGCCAATGGTGGGGCAAGGGATGGCAGATAATTCCATGAATGCCATCTATGTTCCCTCTCCGGCTCCGGTCGAGGTCTCTCTCATTGAAGTCGTCGGCATCACCGAGTTTGGGAGCTACATTGAAGCTGCCAGCGGCTCCAACTTTGCTGGTGGCTCCTCAAGAGACTTTGGCATGTTCTCTCccaag ATTGGACAGCTCTCCACAGTGCCACCAAAAGAAAGGACCCCAGAAGCCATAGCCAAAGCTGTAGAACTTATGGACAGTCTTAACCAAACAGCCTTCATGGGTGGATTCATTCTAGAAAAAATCATGGGTCCAGTTTCCACGGGCCATTTGGAGCTCCGGACCCTCAATGTGAATGATAACCCATCTGTCACCTTTAACTACTTCAAAGATCCAATAGACTTGCAAAGATGTGTTCAAGGCATTAGCACCATCGAGAGAGTAATCGAGTCCAAGGCTTTCTCTAAGTTTACATACGATAATTTAAGTCTCCCAGACCTTCTCAACATGACGGAGAATTCCCCAGTAAACTTGTTGCCAAAACATCAAAATGCTTCAAGGTCCTTGGAACAATTTTGTAAGGATACTGTGATGACCATTTGGCATTATCATGGAGGCTGTCAGGTTGGGAGGGTCGTTGATCATGATTATAAAGTTCTTGGAGTGGATGCATTGAGGGTTATTGATGGATCCACATTTAATTACTCTCCTGGAACTAATCCTCAAGCCACTGTCATGATGCTTGgaag GTACATGGGTTTAAAGATATTGAGGGAGACACTACTTGCTggagatcatgatcatgactcaaattaa